A single region of the Pelecanus crispus isolate bPelCri1 chromosome 10, bPelCri1.pri, whole genome shotgun sequence genome encodes:
- the FAM53B gene encoding protein FAM53B, whose product MVMILTKTRENKGADSVTCRTELHTPKMSQGPTLFSCGVMENDRWRDLSRKCPLQLEQPGASIWDCLSDKGEEGSRWPRETASTCSVTNLIKDLSLSDPHGNPSAPPSKRQCRSLSFSDEMSSCGTSWRPLGSKVWTPVEKRRCYSGGSVQRYSNGFATMQRSSSFSLPSRSNPLSCEHPALSSRLGCQPGAGPRKSATGRHGGDRVDMQRSLSCSHDRFSSSEYCPPSASSTPASTPELGRRAGGLSRSRSQPCVLNDKKVGIKRRRPEEVQEQRPSLDLAKMTQNRQTFNSLTCLSAAAEDGSQRLPGPQPWTAAPRSPEVMPGRTPACTPVPEPPRSRADERRASRDDLSCEEEEEGGGKEEDGAAWRGGGPGAESLFQLDGEIDIEQIENN is encoded by the exons AAAATGACAGATGGAGAGATCTCAGCAGGAAGTGTCCACTTCAGCTCGAGCAGCCGGGCGCCAGCATCTGGGACTGCTTGTCGGACAAGGGCGAGGAGGGCTCGCGCTGGCCGAGGGAGACGGCCAGCACCTGCTCCGTCACCAACCTGATCAAAGACCTCAGCCTCAGCGACCCCCACGGCAACCCCTCGGCTCCCCCCAGCAAGCGCCAGTGCCGCTCGCTCTCATTTTCGGATGAGATGTCAAGCTGCGGGACCTCGTGGAGACCCTTAGGCTCGAAAGTTTGGACGCCGGTCGAGAAGCGGCGGTGTTACAGCGGGGGGAGCGTGCAACGCTACTCCAATGGCTTCGCCACCATGCAGAGGAGCTCGAGCTTCAGCCTGCCCTCGCGGTCCAACCCGCTCTCCTGCGAGCATCCCGCCCTCAGCAGCCGGCTGGGATGCCAGCCCGGCGCGGGGCCGAGGAAATCGGCCACCGGCAGGCACGGAGGAGACCGGGTGGACATGCAGAGGTCCCTCTCCTGCTCTCACGACCGCTTCTCCTCCTCGGAGTACTGCCCGCCCTCGGCAAGCAGCACGCCCGCCTCCACGCCGGAGCTGGGGCGACGGGCCGGCGGGCTCTCCCGAAGCCGCTCGCAGCCCTGTGTCCTGAACGACAAAAAGGTCGGGATCAAGCGACGGAGACCGGAGGAGGTTCAGGAGCAACGGCCCTCGCTGGACCTCGCCAAGATGACACAG AACCGCCAGACTTTCAACAGCCTTACCTGCCTTAGCGCCGCGGCCGAGGACGGCTCCCAGCGgctccccggcccccagccATGGAccgcagccccccgctccccggagGTGATGCCGGGCAGGACCCCCGCCTGCACCCCGGTGCCGGAGCCGCCGCGCTCGCGGGCCGACGAGCGCCGGGCCAGCAGGGATGACCTCTCCtgcgaggaagaggaggagggtggcGGGAAGGAGGAGGACGGGGCGGCgtggcggggcggcgggccgggcgccGAGAGCCTCTTCCAGCTGGACGGCGAGATAGACATCGAGCAGATAGAAAACAACTGA